Proteins found in one Triticum urartu cultivar G1812 chromosome 4, Tu2.1, whole genome shotgun sequence genomic segment:
- the LOC125555022 gene encoding nucleolin-like: MDILDEIVIIIIKVIEHVGAEFLISKRLADRGQGVSETGHLGEICSPPHPNLSVPTPNPNQTPNSTPSSPKKHGAGGRSRPRTRTGPGTRPRPWARTSGQDPAASRRRCFLSSLLSGGRARSLCLCFSLSNQAIPFLACLLPPPPPPPPPPPEEAPDAAQQEHEQEQEQEQEQDQEHEQEQEQLTHNTQDAAASASASASASASAFAGRETIEISDSTEASPQHCASSPDIYSSTTVHQHIKEEEPTSITVDEPSEADVPSPTNDDEQQQKMEVEAGEPHDMLLSVEQEEAQGNNNQEDAAPDANKQAVQSKEAEVIEQEGGKADDDDVAVKTAATHDAQNKQDSQPNPLHQGQMLAATHDDNSENKHPLHQQQMDAQQEEEEEDPQEVIFDDSVSVGEGQAASEIKQGDDLAKATEDDDDGQAAAESKQEEHRARASEEHGQAAGEVKQQEDERKVMSDMAKNRQRKKELEIFVGGLDREAVEEDIRKVFAHVGHVVEVRLHKDLSTNKNKGFAFVRFANKHQVARALAEVKNPMIHGKRCAVAASEDNDTLFLGNICNTWTKEAIKKRLLDYGVEGVQSLTLVPDTQNEGQSRGFAFLEFSCHADAMLAFKRLQQPDALFGHPERTAKVAFAEPIKEADAEVMAQVKSVFIDGLPPYWDEERVKNRFKAYGLIERVVLARNMSSAKRNDFGFVNFSTHEEALACIEATNNTELGDVGKAKLKVRVRLSNPLPKSQAVKGEMSGGFRIGHPGSGFNRPGRGFNRGRAAPRREGFHGDRGFNNHTPVRGGRFNSAYSNNSFEASPSDFRARQAPPAFQGGSSGRQHDLFDRGQGRGYHHPPRGPTFEPEGDFGRPFGENPYLYEDVRHGAKRPYSHMEPGPPGYFEHGGPPRVRPRFDHYEQPPFPGGNRFGHYDQPPFPGGDRHRDSFGTRGGYSRDHHYGPAPGHAPPPAHAHAHAPPPAPAQYGRGAFQPHHRGGHSGGGYYHH, encoded by the exons ATGGATATTCTCGATGAGATTGTCATAATCATCATCAAGGTCATTGAGCACGTGGGTGCTGAATTCCTCATCTCCAAGCGGTTGGCCGATCGAGGCCAAGGTGTCAGCGAGACCGGGCATCTTGGTGAA ATTTGCTCCCCTCCCCACCCAAATCTGTCTGTCCCAACTCCCAACCCTAACCAAACCCCCAACTCCACTCCTTCATCACCCAAGAAGCATGGCGCCGGCGGCCGGTCGCGGCCGAGGACGAGGACGGGCCCGGGGACGCGGCCGCGGCCGTGGGCGCGGACGAGCGGCCAAGaccccgccgcctcccgccgcagGTGCTTCCTTTCTTCCCTCCTCTCTGGTGGGCGCGCGCGCTCTCTCTGTCTCTGTTTCTCGCTGTCTAACCAAGCAATCCCCTTCCTTGCTTGCttgctccccccccccccccccccccccccaccccccccggAGGAGGCTCCCGACGCCGCCCAGCAGGAGCACgagcaggagcaggagcaggagcaggagcaggaTCAGGAGCACGAACAGGAGCAGGAGCAGCTCACCCACAACACCCAAG ATGCCGCCGCCTCTGCCTCTGCCTCTGCCTCTGCCTCTGCCTCTGCTTTTGCGGGGCGGGAGACGATTGAGATCTCTGACTCGACAGAGGCATCCCCTCAACACTGCGCCTCCTCGCCAGACATATATA GCTCAACCACAGTCCACCAGCACATCAAGGAGGAGGAGCCAACCTCAATCACAGTCGATGAGCCGAGTGAGGCCGACGTGCCGTCTCCTACCAATGATGATGAGCAGCAGCAGAAAATGGAGGTGGAGGCTGGAGAGCCTCATGATATGTTGTTGTCCGTagagcaagaagaagcgcaagGAAATAATAACCAGGAGGATGCAGCGCCCGATGCGAACAAGCAAGCGGTACAGAGCAAAGAAGCGGAGGTGATAGAGCAGGAGGGTGGAAAAGCCGATGACGATGATGTAGCGGTAAAGACTGCTGCAACTCATGATGCACAAAATAAGCAAGACAGCCAACCTAACCCACTCCACCAGGGACAAATGCTTGCTGCAACTCATGATGATAATTCAGAAAATAAGCACCCACTCCACCAACAACAGATGGATGCTCAgcaggaagaggaggaggaggatccTCAAGAGGTCATCTTCGACGACTCTGTCTCCGTGGGTGAAGGGCAGGCCGCATCTGAGATCAAACAAGGAGACGACCTTGCTAAGGCCacggaggacgacgacgacgggcAGGCTGCAGCTGAGAGCAAACAGGAAGAGCACCGTGCTAGGGCGTCGGAGGAGCACGGCCAGGCTGCAGGTGAGGTCAAACAGCAAGAGGACGAGCGCAAGGTTATGTCAGACATGGCCAAGAACAGGCAGCGCAAAAAGGAGCTAGAGATCTTTGTGGGAGGGCTGGACCGTGAAGCCGTCGAGGAGGATATTAGGAAGGTGTTTGCGCACGTCGGTCATGTTGTGGAGGTCCGTCTCCACAAGGATCTCTCCACCAACAAGAACAAGGGCTTTGCGTTCGTCAGGTTTGCAAACAAACACCAGGTGGCTCGCGCGCTTGCTGAGGTGAAGAATCCTATG ATACATGGCAAACGTTGTGCCGTTGCCGCTAGCGAGGACAACGACACACTCTTCTTGGGCAATATTTGCAATACATGGACAAAGGAAGCT ATTAAGAAGAGGCTGCTTGACTATGGAGTTGAAGGAGTTCAAAGCTTAACTCTTGTTCCTGATACTCAAAACGAAGGCCAGAGCCGTGGTTTTGCATTTCTCGAGTTTTCTTGCCACGCGGATGCGATGCTTGCATTCAAGAGGCTGCAGCAACCAGATGCTCTGTTTGGTCATCCTGAGAGAACTGCAAAAGTTGCTTTTGCAGAGCCAATAAAAGAAGCAGATGCAGAAGTTATGGCTCAG GTCAAATCAGTTTTTATTGATGGGCTTCCACCATACTGGGATGAAGAGCGTGTTAAAAACCGATTCAAAGCTTATGGTTTGATAGAACGAGTTGTGCTTGCTCGCAATATGTCTAGTGCTAAAAGAAACGATTTTGGATTTGTCAACTTCTCAACCCATGAGGAGGCTCTTGCTTGTATTGAAGCCACCAACAACACCGAGCTGGGTGATGTTGGAAAAGCAAAG CTAAAAGTAAGGGTTAGACTTTCAAACCCTCTACCTAAAAGTCAGGCTGTGAAAGGTGAAATGAGTGGCGGGTTTCGAATTGGACATCCTGGATCTGGTTTTAACAGGCCTG GTAGAGGTTTTAATAGGGGAAGAGCTGCCCCTCGCCGGGAAGGTTTCCATGGTGATAGGGGTTTCAATAATCACACTCCTGTTCGTGGTGGGAGATTTAATTCTGCATACAGTAACAACAGTTTTGAAGCTTCGCCCTCTGATTTCCGAGCCAGGCAGGCTCCTCCTGCCTTTCAAG GGGGTTCCTCAGGAAGGCAGCATGATTTGTTTGATAGAGGACAGGGGAGAGGATATCATCATCCACCTAGAGGGCCAACATTTGAGCCCGAGGGTGATTTTGGTAGACCCTTTGGTGAAAACCCATATCTCTATGAAGATGTTCGGCATGGTGCTAAGAGGCCATATTCTCACATG GAACCCGGTCCTCCTGGATACTTTGAGCATGGTGGTCCTCCTCGTGTGCGCCCTCGCTTTGACCATTACGAGCAGCCACCATTTCCTGGAGGGAACCGTTTTGGTCATTATGACCAGCCACCATTTCCTGGAGGTGACCGCCACAGAG